The Cohnella abietis genome has a segment encoding these proteins:
- the melA gene encoding alpha-galactosidase, whose amino-acid sequence MNKVTIIGAGSSFTKNLVVDMINIPNLGDDVTVGLIDLDPGRLNLAKQLVEKVIALAGRKWQVIASTDRKEVLPDSRFVINQIEVHGLQTVKFEYEIPLKYGVKQCIGDTLGPGGLFKTLRTLPAWLEIIRDVETYCPDCVILNYTNPMSAVTLATVKSTQIPIVGLCHSIQNSSAQLAKYLDVPYEELKWRAGGINHMSWFLELSHNGRDLYPDLKERMKNPELLRKDPVRLDAMQYLGAFVSESSGHFSEYIPYYRKREDLLERHCGVGYNGGTGFYANNWPKWRQENDEQILKRISGQEEIDFESSNEYAAVIMDAMINNTPKVIYGNVANTGLIDNLSNEGVVEVACLIDRNGIHPTHFGRLPEHLAALCRSNMAFFELAVSAVLNNDKEAALHALMIDPLTSAVCSLDEIKAMFDELYEAEKPYIAELR is encoded by the coding sequence ATGAACAAAGTAACGATTATAGGCGCAGGAAGCAGTTTCACCAAAAATCTCGTCGTCGATATGATCAATATTCCGAATTTGGGCGACGATGTAACGGTCGGTTTAATCGACCTTGATCCCGGTCGTTTGAACTTAGCCAAGCAATTGGTGGAGAAGGTCATTGCTCTGGCGGGTAGGAAGTGGCAGGTTATTGCCTCTACGGACCGCAAGGAAGTGCTTCCGGACTCGAGATTTGTTATTAATCAAATTGAAGTCCACGGGCTGCAGACGGTCAAGTTCGAATATGAAATCCCGCTGAAATATGGAGTGAAGCAATGTATCGGCGATACGCTCGGTCCAGGAGGGTTATTCAAAACGCTGAGAACGCTTCCAGCTTGGCTTGAAATTATCCGGGATGTCGAAACCTATTGTCCGGATTGCGTGATCTTGAACTATACAAACCCGATGTCCGCGGTTACGTTAGCTACCGTCAAATCGACACAGATTCCCATTGTCGGCTTGTGTCACTCCATTCAGAATTCGTCCGCGCAGCTTGCGAAGTACTTAGACGTGCCTTACGAAGAACTGAAGTGGAGAGCTGGAGGCATCAACCATATGTCTTGGTTCTTAGAGCTATCGCACAATGGACGGGATTTGTATCCGGATCTTAAGGAACGGATGAAAAACCCCGAGCTGCTGAGGAAAGATCCGGTGAGACTGGATGCCATGCAATACTTAGGGGCATTCGTATCTGAATCAAGCGGCCATTTCTCGGAATACATTCCTTATTATCGCAAGCGCGAGGATTTGCTCGAACGTCATTGCGGGGTCGGATACAACGGAGGCACCGGGTTTTACGCCAATAACTGGCCGAAATGGAGACAAGAGAACGACGAGCAAATTTTGAAAAGGATTTCCGGGCAGGAAGAAATCGACTTCGAATCGTCCAACGAGTATGCGGCCGTTATTATGGACGCGATGATCAATAACACGCCTAAGGTCATTTACGGCAACGTTGCAAATACCGGATTGATCGATAACCTGTCGAATGAAGGGGTCGTCGAGGTAGCATGTCTAATTGATCGCAATGGCATTCACCCGACTCACTTCGGAAGACTTCCCGAGCATTTGGCGGCATTGTGCCGAAGCAACATGGCCTTCTTCGAGCTGGCGGTGTCCGCTGTGCTGAACAACGATAAGGAAGCTGCGCTTCATGCGCTTATGATTGACCCACTTACATCTGCAGTCTGCTCCCTTGATGAAATCAAAGCGATGTTCGATGAATTGTACGAGGCGGAGAAGCCGTATATCGCGGAGCTGCGTTAA
- a CDS encoding ABC transporter substrate-binding protein, whose product MKKTFAMILALIMMVSIVLAGCSKSGNNDSTANAGQSGDKPIKLVWWVHENPSFVDANKKMIEEYKKVKPNVTIDLQVFPYDAFIQKIRVSMNTNTAPDIVQMFGTWVREYAKNGLLEPSSNGAALEAEIYPAAIGGFQYEGKVYGAPHEFNIENGAALRYPKKFKEAGIEKDPSTWAELIEDAKKLTKRDGNKITVRGLDITSNDSVVFYFLSMIQQQGSDFWNEDQSQVRLTTPEAVKAMQELVDLVQVHKVTDLTKLGTPDEPYIVFYKGMSAMTTAGPWTIAEGQNTYNVQDFDYMPIPSYTDKPPVFSSESGWGEVVSSRSSNAQAAWEFVQFMTEDENASAWNLRTSSIPAKKKVAEDPKYLERAPMVKAVLDILPNGSWIGPLADRDYFFKAINDAYAQITYGKVNVQDGLKTAENDINKMLKAKQ is encoded by the coding sequence ATGAAAAAGACGTTTGCGATGATATTGGCTCTAATAATGATGGTAAGCATTGTTCTTGCGGGCTGTTCCAAGAGCGGCAATAACGATAGCACAGCAAATGCTGGACAGAGCGGGGACAAGCCGATCAAGCTCGTCTGGTGGGTTCACGAAAACCCTTCGTTCGTCGATGCTAACAAGAAAATGATTGAAGAGTATAAGAAGGTTAAGCCGAATGTAACGATTGATCTTCAGGTATTCCCGTACGATGCGTTTATCCAGAAAATTAGAGTATCTATGAATACGAATACGGCTCCCGATATCGTTCAAATGTTCGGTACTTGGGTGCGTGAGTATGCCAAAAACGGTTTGTTGGAGCCGTCTTCGAACGGGGCTGCGCTTGAAGCGGAAATTTACCCTGCGGCCATCGGCGGTTTCCAATACGAAGGCAAAGTCTATGGCGCACCGCACGAATTCAACATTGAGAACGGGGCAGCGCTTAGGTACCCTAAAAAGTTCAAGGAAGCAGGCATTGAGAAGGACCCTTCGACTTGGGCAGAACTTATTGAAGATGCTAAGAAGCTGACGAAACGCGATGGAAATAAAATTACCGTCAGAGGCTTGGATATCACCTCCAACGACAGCGTTGTTTTCTACTTCCTTTCGATGATTCAACAGCAGGGCTCCGATTTCTGGAACGAAGATCAGTCGCAGGTCCGTTTAACGACTCCGGAAGCCGTTAAAGCGATGCAGGAGTTGGTTGATCTGGTTCAAGTGCATAAGGTAACCGACTTGACGAAGCTGGGCACGCCGGACGAACCTTACATCGTTTTCTACAAGGGAATGTCGGCAATGACGACAGCCGGACCTTGGACGATTGCCGAAGGGCAGAACACGTATAACGTTCAAGATTTTGATTATATGCCGATTCCGTCCTATACGGATAAGCCTCCCGTGTTCAGCTCTGAATCGGGCTGGGGGGAAGTCGTGTCTAGCAGGAGCTCGAATGCGCAAGCCGCGTGGGAATTCGTTCAATTCATGACGGAGGATGAGAACGCATCCGCTTGGAACCTTCGTACTTCGTCTATTCCCGCCAAGAAGAAGGTTGCAGAAGATCCGAAATATCTTGAACGCGCGCCAATGGTCAAAGCTGTCCTAGATATTTTGCCTAACGGGAGTTGGATCGGACCTTTGGCCGACCGCGATTATTTTTTCAAGGCGATCAATGACGCTTACGCCCAAATCACTTATGGGAAAGTCAACGTTCAGGATGGCTTGAAGACAGCGGAAAACGACATCAACAAGATGCTGAAGGCTAAGCAGTAG